Within Cyprinus carpio isolate SPL01 chromosome A7, ASM1834038v1, whole genome shotgun sequence, the genomic segment AGGCTCCGTTGCTCCACACACACCTAATGTGTTACTTTTGGCTGATTCTTTAATTGGTATTTTATTCATTCAGGCCATTCAAAACGCAATGGAAAAGAGGGTGACCTGCTTAAGAATTTTGTCAAAGCTCTGCAACAAGAATACCATTAGTGAAATATCTCAAAGCCAAAATCACAGGACAGTTTAGATTATACAGATAACTTTTGTTGTCTGGACTCAACCTTATCTGTACAGCCTGAGGCTGTAGACATTATTTGTGTATGCTGAATAATACACATCTGAGATTCCTATCAGATAATAATGCaatgtaatgtttctttttttagagtgtaccacAGTATTCTGTCTTCTCTTTCATCTTTTTAGTCAAATTAAGTCTTGATCATGCCACTACTGCAGATGTCTTATTTGGACAGTTTATACATCTCTTTTTCTTGGGAAACTGTTCCATTAGGTCATAGTCTTACTATTTCTTTGGCAGAATACCCAATATGGCAGAAAGCACAGAAATGGACCAGCTTCTGACCGCCTTTAAGAAGTTTGCTGTTCATGGTGACACCAAAGCCACTGGAAAGGAGATGAATGGTAAAAACTGGGCTAAACTGTGCAAAGACTGCAAAGTTATTGACAGCAAGAATGTCACCAGCACTGATGTAGATATTGTCTTCACAAAAGTCAAGTGAGTTTTCATCATTTTGTGTTCAGAAGGCTATTTAAATCTTAATATACCttcttttttacagtgcatgcaaaataaaccacataaaatgtaaaataaaaaagtagatattgtaaatattaatattttcatagaaaaaaCACTGTACTGGCAATGTAGCAGAGATATTGAAAAGTTTATGTTTACCATGTTATTCAGAGCAAAGACATCTCGGGTCATAACATATGAGGAGTTCCAGAAGGCTCTGGAAGAATTGgccccaaagaggttcaaaaatcaAAGCAAAGAAGAGGCACTGCAGTCTATATATAAACTAATTGAGGGAAAAGAACCTGCCAACGTTGGTGTAACGGTAAGCCAACCATTTGAAAACAATAATTTGAGGTATGTTTGTATGAAAATGTAcgaaaatgtacatataaataaatgtgactataCTGTGCAAGGTGGCATCAAAATCAGTGTTGCCATTTCAAAACAATAGTGATATatactaccaatcaaaagttttgggtcagtaatacttaaaataataataataataataataaattaattaatatttttattctgcaaggatgcattaaattgataacaaGTGACTGatcagtaaataaatgtataatgttacagatttctatttcaaataaatggtgttctttttaaCTGATTCATCAGATAATCCTGGAAAATAATCATGGTTTCACTGTATCATGctttcacaaaa encodes:
- the LOC109078023 gene encoding tubulin polymerization-promoting protein family member 3-like; translated protein: MAESTEMDQLLTAFKKFAVHGDTKATGKEMNGKNWAKLCKDCKVIDSKNVTSTDVDIVFTKVKAKTSRVITYEEFQKALEELAPKRFKNQSKEEALQSIYKLIEGKEPANVGVTKVAKTGTVDRLTDTSKYTGSHKERFDESGKGKGKGGREEIVEHTGYVGAYKNAGTYEEKTKAK